The sequence GTGAGAAATGGATGAGGTCTGTGGGCAGGAGGTGTATGTTATGTGGGTATATAGATCTAAAAGACAGATGAGAAGAGGATGAGGTCTCTAGAAAGGTGAAATGTTCGCTATGGTTATATAGTATAAATAGTAATGGGACAGCATCTGTGGACAGGTAGTTTGTTTGCAatgattatatatttgtttatacagACAGGTGAGAAGCATATGGAGTAGTCAAGTGAGGTGTGTGCTGtggttatatacatataatagatACAGACAGATGAGAAGCAGATGGATTGGACAGGCAGGGTGTGTGCTGTAATTATATAgatatagtgggcctgattcattaaagaaagttaagcaaaagtaagtaaggcaaaaccatgttgcattggaggtggaggtaaatttaaaatgtggtggcagATATATATTTGGGGAAGGGTATGTCCTACattatctttaaatttcagtgtacaaataagctatgaaatatttgtgtgatactttgtgtgctaaatgaaaaacagccagttttttccttatgtgcaaaataataaactaatttgcacccattgcattgtaaaatggttttgtccagaaaacttgagtaagaaaacgtactcattttttttagctTAACGTTCCTAAATAAATTAGGCCCAGTATGTAAATACAGGTGAGAAGAAGGTGGAGTAGGCAGATGGGGGGGGTGTGCTGTGATTATATAGATCTAGTATATACAGACAGGTGAGAAGGTGAAGTGGACAGGTGGGGTGTGTGCTGTGATTATATAGAtctagtatatcatcatcatcatcatcatcatcatcatttatttatatagcgccaacatattccgtagcgctttacaattggggacaaacgtaataaactaataaacaaactgggtaaaacagacaaagaggtgagaaggccctgctcgcaagcttacaatctatgggacaatgggagattgacacatgaggttaagtatacattttgcatcttggcccagccagactgcaaaggtagggtgactcataagctaaatggtATATACAGACAGGTGAGAAGAAGGTGGAATGGACAGGTGGGGGGTGTGCTGTGATTATATAGATCTAGTATATACAGACAGGTGAGAAGAAGGTGAAGTGGACAGGTGGGGTGTGTGCTGTGATAATATAGATCTAGTATATACAGACAGGTGAGAAGAAGGTGGAATGGACAGGTGGGGTGTGTGCTGTGATTATATAGATCTAGTATATACAGACAGGTGTGAAGAAGGTGAAGTGGACTGGTGGGGTGTGTGCTGTGATTATATAGATCTAGTATATACAGACAGGTGAGAAGAAGGTGGAATGGACAGGTGGGGTGTGTGCTGTGATTATATAGATCTAGTATATACAGACAGGTGAGAAGAAGGTGGAGTGGACAGGTGGGGTGTGTGCTGTGATTATATAGATCTAGTATATACAGACAGGTGAGAAGAAGGTGGAGTGGACAGGTGGGGTGTGTGCTGTGATTATATAGATCTAGTATATACAGACAGGTGAGAAGAAGGTGGAGTGGACAGGTGGGGTGTGTGCTGTGATTATATAGATCTAGTATATACAGACAGGTGAGAAGAAGATGGAGGGGACAGGTGGAGTGTTTGATCTAATCACAGCACACACCCCACCTGTCCACTCCATCTGCTTCTCACCTGCCTACATACTATATCAGCATAATcacaacacacatacagacatatagaCGGTCATGACCTAATATAATATAGGCACAATGCCAATCATTTAAGTACTGTCAGCTGAAGCAATCAATCCGCAATCAGCCTATCAAAAtcagatagtgctgctgatcatcttcatcatcagtgCACCAACCCTCCAGCACCTGGAAGAGATGCACCTCCTAGAAGGCTTATCTGGGGATGTAGTCATATGTAATTTAGTTGCAGCTATGTGAACAAGTCATTACTATGCTTCACTTATGCTCTCCCGCCACTGCCACTCATATTccgcctctccaggtgtaagagGATGCAAGTCATCAATATGAAAAAGTCTTGATCACATATGGTGGGATTGCCCTAAACTCGTCCCCTTCTGGTTATACTTGAATAACCTGATCCAGTCGATTCTTCAAATTGATGTGCCCCTAGAACCTACATTTTTCTATCAAAATAAACTTCTTAGACACATTCTCTCGGTGGCCACCTGCCAACTGGCAGCGGACTGGAGGCTGCATTCCCTATCATCACTCCAGGCAATAATTAACAGAGTATGACATGTGCATCGCATGAAGTTCATGACCAGCCTCCTCCACAATTCCTCTAAATTGTTTACTAAGACGTGGAATCCATGGCCGTCTCTTTTTCAATTTCGCTCACCCTTCTCCTGAACGCACAGTGTCTGTCACCCTCCCTTCTACCTTTTTTTCCACTCTCTCCTCCTTTGGCACTAGCCACGCCAACCCTCTCcttccttctctgtccctcttttttCCTCTTTAATTCCCCAAAAATATGGGTTCCTCATATCTGCCCTCAAGCAAACCTTACCTAGCtacacattctgggcctgattcattaggtaaagttaagtaaaaaattgagtacgtttccTTACTCAagatttctggacaaaaccatgtaacaatgcaaggggtgcaaattagtttattatttttcacataagtaaaatactgcatgtattttcatgtagaaatactcaatagcttatttgtacactgaaatttaaagttgatctaggacatgcccaaacccaaatataaatctgctatcacattttaaatttacctccccctccaatgcaatatggttttgctttacttaattttgcttaactttccttaatgaactagTCCTAATGCTCCTGATTAGAAATTTAATAATCCACCCAAATCTACCACTCATGCCATACACTTCCCACCAGTGACCGTCCTAACAATATCTCTCACAAGTCACTTGTTAAAGGAAACCCGGGCAAGTGCAGCCATGTTCATCTGACTCAGGGACCGGTAAATGGAACCTGTCCACTTGGAATCGAGGATTTCCTCTACTCCGGTCTTTCAATTTGCTCCGTAGGCCTCCTTTGTGGTGCAAAGAGGTTTTCTGGTGGCTTTGATTGTGTAGTGTGTGGATCGACCGGTGCCAAACTTCATATTGATATTTAGAACTAGCTCTGCAAACCACAGATGTGACAGCACTCTTTCTATGTCAGTCATGCTGCAATCATTCTAGTACATTATATTGAAAGCATGTGTAGATTCTGTATCTTGCAAACTGTTATCTGAGACCACTACAACCCTCCCTCTATACTGAATCCTACTATAAGCCTAAGCTCACCCCCTAGCTTTATGCTTTACATTGCAATATGTTTTCCCTTTATACCTACACCTGCTTATTCCTAGCTGTCATGTTCACCTTCCATACAGATCTTCACTTGCTCCAGTTTCTTCTTTGTACATATTAATGGGACTATGTATGATGACATTGCATATTAGTTATGTTTCATGAGTTAAGTAGCAACATACATGAAATCAAACTGTAGCATCAGATTCTAGTGGATAAGCTTCTTAATCTTTAcaaaatatttctgtattttagtTTCTGATTTACGTCCCTATAAAGTCTGCTGCAACCTAAACATTGTGCTTCATCATGTCACTGTTTGGAAAAGTGTGGGAGTCGGTGGGGTTTCTCCAGTCAATTAACTCTGTGGTTCTGGGACTTGTGGCGCAGATTAATGACTCTGCAACAGCTGAAGAAATGGAGTTTGTCAAGAAGACCCTGGACTCTATTGACCGTCAGCTGGCAGCAGGAAAGGGCTTGATGAGAGATTCTCATGTCACCAAGTGTGAAAGCGACATTACAGTCGTGTACCAGCAGCTAGCTGTCGTTGTCCGGGCAGGGAAGCctttcaaaaacaaagaaaaagagaTATTCCTGCAATACGTGTACGACTACAAGATTGATAGGCAGCTGAATGCACTATATAATCGTCTACTTGGAGTGTCCATTCTGGCAGATCAGGTCACCCTCCTACAGCAAGTCATACAAGACCACCACCCTCGTCGCTGGGAAATGATAGCCTTCTGCCAGCAGGTCAATTTTGTCCTGGCCACCGGCCTCCTTTGTCTTTTTGTCCATGGTTCTTTAAGTGGACGGGATACTCAGCTGATGATGGGTAGATGGACAGACAAGATGACTGTTCTTTATAAGAGAATGGAAGATACATCCAGAGACTGTGCCGCATACTTCAAGGAGCAAGCACAGGAGGATGTGGAGAAGTTTCTGCCGCTCAATGAGACTTTAACAGATGAACAAAAAGCGTCCAGCATATTGAAACTGATGGAGAAGAATTATGATTGGTTGCGTTGGGCAGTGATGGTCTCTCATCCACCAGTGGATAAGGCAGGAGATGTTTTAGTGACGGGAAGCTACATCTCTGTCAGGGGGGAGTGTGGCACCCAGGTGGTACTGGGGTACAGTGAGAACCCTGTCTCCCTagacaaagggaaaataaatcaGCTGATTGGTGAACTAGAGTGGAAAATCCCAAACCCACCACCGGATGTTTACGCAAACATTGAAGCTGATCCGAGTTATGCCAAGAGATATCTTGCCCAGCGTATGCTCCAGAAGCTGTCCGAGGGCCTCAGCAAGGGCGTCACCATACACACTGTGCCAGGGAAGCTGGAGATGTGCGGTGACTTCCCACAGGCCTCTTTTGTTTTGTATGAGTATAAGCACCGAATGGCATCAGGCACAGTCTGTATCTTTGGATGAAGGGATTGGATAGATCATATGACCTAGTATTTTTATGTTATCAATTGAACAAACAGACATATCATGTTgtaccttatttttattttattactttaataatCTTTCCAATAAAACCAATGTGCAAATCGCTGTCTCATTTTATTTCCAAGGGTGGCTCTAGGAGCTATAAGCAATGGTCAAACTCACTGTACAAACACAATGAACTACGGAATATCTTCTTTGGCCCAAAATTACTCTGAAGAAGCAGAAATGAGAAATTGTGATGATGAGCACAGGAAAGACACTGATCCACTCCATGGATAATGGGATGACTTAGGTGTCATTCCACAGACAGGGTAAATGGAGAGACTGAAGGTAACATGTGCAATGACAGAGTTATTGATACATTATGATGCGAGCTATTCATGTAGTATAGAATCAGATTTATGATGAGAAGTGGGTCACATACATATAACTATGTGTGATCTGGGTGCTGGACTCTCTCTTCTAGCAATCTAGAAAGTAAGATGCAATGTTCCCTGGGGCCGGTGCTTGAGTCGAGGTCAGCAGTTCCTCCACATTCTTGTAGTGGTAAAACGATTGACCACGGAAGATGTAAAGACCATGAACATTACACATTGCACTGTCCACCTCCTGATGAATGATGGTCCTGGCACCTCCAGATTGTTTGCGAGTTTTCAGGTCCACCAGAGTCAGTTTGTTCCCTACACAGAGAGAAACACAAATACTTATGTTATGTACAGCCCAAGGTTTGCGATTTCTGacagaaacatttattttttcttatttatatatttttgtccaTCTTCCTTCTGGATTCAATGCTCAAGGGCAGTAATTCCTGTACGGAAGAGACACCTTCAGAAGGGCGTTCTACGATTGACAACAAATGTAATTGGGGGAGGGCAAAGACGGGGGCAAATATTCTAGTAGAAGAAAAAGATGCCCCCTATAACTATATTTACATGAGTGGAAGATTCAGCAAACGTTCTAttagaataaaaagaaagatggtacCCGCAGTTATAGGATTATGTCAGATGAATCTAAATGTTAGTGATTTAGACCGATGTCGGGGTTTGAAAACATCTGGGTAATTTGACTATTACTGTGACCTACCACCTGGATCAGTAGTTATGAAACAGGAGAAGTGGAACTCTTTACATTCCTTGTGGGGTTGACTATTATGAGCTGTTGAGTGCAGTATTTTTATGCAATTTTTGCATGTTTGCTGGTGAAAAAATCACGGTGGGATTTTGGGGTTTTGGAGCTCAATCGAATACAGGGGCAAATTATAAATAGGAATGGTGCAATAATTTGATCTGGTGATTGGGGAGATTGAGGAAGGGAAATGGGTTACAAGTTGTCCTGAGAGAGGATTTAAAGTTATACATATGAAGAAGTCTAGAGATGGCCACATGAGATGCTTCGGTTGTGCATCTGTCTCCAAAGAAAGAGTCCGTAACAATTAGAAAATTCCATCCAGAGTGGAAGCTGTAAGAGACACATGTAGGAATGATTCCACTCTGTGTCCGACATGAtcagtatgggggggggggggtcagataTGGAAAGAGGTTTGAAAGACAATGAGAAACTCATAAACAGGGTGAGTACTGACCACAATAAGAACATGGTATGATCCAGAAAATTAAGATCTctgatatagataaatagatggcAGAGAGGATGGTCATGTATCCTATGATAATCCTTATTATAATCCTTATTATGTGCATTAGGAATAAATATTACAGGAAAAAATATCAATACTTCTACTATGAAACACGTACCTTTAATGATATATAAGTCACTGGAGTGGGGACAGGTGAAAGCAGCATGTACCTCCGTCACCCCAGGCAACTCCCACTCCTCCTGAATGGGCTTTGGATACCCCGCAACTGGGATATATATCTGGTCTGTTGAGTAAACACTGACCTCAGAACCCTAGGTAATAAAAAACATAGAACATTGTTACCAAAACGTCCCCTTCAAATTTCTCACTTGACCCCAGTTTGTTAAAGTAACCAATTAACTTCATTCATATGTCCTACATCTAAGCTTCATACATAAAGAGGTCAATTTAACCAGGTCTGACTGAATCATGTTCACCAGAACTTTTTATGAACTTGAATTAAACCTTTCTTCTGAGCTTAAAGAGCCTTTCTCCTCTTTCCCTGGCGATTACCAATATGCTGTAGATGTCGCCGACCTGGGGTTGTCCTACACTCCATGATTTTAGAGAGAGTTTTTACTACCCCTGCTCATCGCTTCAGGGTAACAGCAACAAACCTGAATAAAGTACATCCGGTTTTCAAAGGAGAAAGCAGCATCCACAACTCCCTGCAAGTTCCTCCAAGAGTGGCTAACAGGCCAAGCGTGCCACCCATCCTTACTGCTGTCCAGGCGGAAGTACCAGCCCCCTGCCAGGAGGGAGAGAAAATTCAGTATATTGGTACACCGCAACACAGGTGCAAGGAAATGATTATAACACAATGCAAACAAATGACTTTCATCATTGTTAAATCACACTCTCAGGGTATCACTAGTgatttactcacactcatctcaGGGCACCAATAGTggtttactcacactcatctcaGGGTATTGCTAGTGATTTACTCACACTCCTCTCATGGCAACACTAGTggtttactcacactcatctcaGGGCACCACTAGTggtttactcacactcatctcaCGGCACTACTAGTGATTTGATCACACGCTCAGGGCACCACTAGTGGTTTACTCACAATCATCTCAGGGTATTGCTAGTGATTTACTCACATTCACCTCAGGGTATTATTAGTAATTTACATTCAGTTCATATCAGACCATCATTTACTGCACAAACAGCCAGTTCAGGTCATTCTATACACTCACCTCGGAAAGCATAGGCCCGGGATTTGTCATCTGAGCTGAAAGCCTCAAAGGTTCGATTGCTGCAGCGGTTCTTGATAGACATTAAGGTGGCGTTCTGCCGGGCAATGTGTGCATGTCCTGAGGGGGAGAATCAGGCGGGAGATGGGGGATACGATATTCAGACATagggcattttggatttaatctCATTTAGGATTAGTGGTCACAACATACATGAATGAAACCTTTCATCATCACGCAGTGGGGATTGGTTCCATAATTTACATGAATGGCATCATCCCTGCTGTCTTTTAAAAGACAGAGAGGTGGGATTTGGGAGGGTGGGCATCTCTTCCAGGAGTCTGGAAGGATTACACTAATTCGGGGAGAGTATACAAATATGCTAATCTGTTTTCTATAATATCTTGAAGCATAGTGCGAGAGAGGAGCTACCCCACCCCTGATCCAATAGGATTGTAAACTTTATTGGCATCCTGTTATATGGCATAATGAAAGCCACGAGTATGGATATGAGACCCCCGTTACTGAATGAATTATAATACACTGGAAGGTGACTATAGTAGGTCCCGGACAGAGCACAGCAGCTCTGACAGATTAGCATTGCCTTAATAGAACAAGGAAGCTGCCCACCTTACCATTAGAATAAAAAATGCAATGATTCCATTATAAGCTTTTTTTTATCATGGAGTTGTAATACCTACTTCTAACCTACAGATGTCACTGTAGCTTTTCCTCTATATCAATAGCAGCAGAGGACATTATTCCAATGTTTGTTGATACATTTTAGAGTGTAACACCATGTATTAACGTAAAAAAGTACTGTAACCTGCGGTTAGAAATGGTCATCTATGTGTAGATACACAGCAAAAATAATGTTTCTCTTTTGTGGCATCATGTGCCAGTCAGTTATACAATCCCATAGGTAGAACAATGCATTTATGTGACtggaaatataaatgtaataaaaacatcaaaagGATACAAATGTAGTAcatgaaaaaaagacagtcagGGGCATTTACACAAACATGTGCCCCCAATTTTCCTGGCTCGCAAATGAACCTAGGGACAGAAGGAATGGTACAGGAAACATCACTCATTCTTGCATTCACCTCTATGAGGTGCGAGCAGTAATAAGCGAAGATCTTTACCTGCATCCTCCTGTGGAGACGCGTTGGGGATGGTTCCTACAGGACCTCACGGCTACTTGAATCCGCCCATTAGTGTATTGTTATCATACATCTTTTTCATTAATATCCCTTTATTTCACACACCCCAATATCTCACCTCTCCCTGGGCACCTCACAAAGTAATCTCGGGTGTCCAGTGGTCGTGGTGACAGCACCTGCCCGGTCACTGGATCAAATCGATTAAAATTGATGCCATTGAAGCAGTAAAATCTTTCCAGCCACCTAACTGCAGCAGTACAGTTACCAAGAGCGGCCCACTGACGCTTCTTCAGAGGGGGGTCTTCCtgagagctgtatatatacacagtgtcacCTAAACAAGACAGGGAGAAATGCATCAGTATCGCTGCTTCACAGGGTGGTCTTCCTGAGagctgtatatacacacacagtgtcacCTAAACATGACAGGGAGAAATGCGTCAGTAACGTTGCTTCACAGGGGGGTCTTCCtgagagctgtatatatacacagtgtcacCTAAACAAGACAGGGAGAAATGCGTCAGTAACGCTGCTTCACAGGGGGGTCTTCCTGAGAGctgataaaatatacatattgtgtCAGAAGTGCTGAGAAAGAAGTGAACggcaggtacataagtcctaaattcctgtcatttgtattttaaaatgccaAGGAGATTGTTTGTGTCTGAGGAAAAGCTTCTCAAGAGGTGTTTCTCAGTTTCAGGAAAGGCTGGTAagggtgttttgtatggagagagtagggtgggctccatacaaaaggcCCAGTCTTGGTCTTCTGGTCTAcaggctcacagcagactaattaggagttgcacctgaggCGTATCTGTAAAAGGTTGCAACTCTGCCTCAATCAGTCTCTCACggtctggggaggaggtgagaTGGCTTATGAGATAAACTGCAACTTGTCCTTTGAGTTCCATTTTGTTTGGgtttggtttaagtgagggacactCTAGAGTGAGGTTTATATTAGATAGTAGCTGGACAGCtatgattttgtttatgtttctgTTCTGTTTTACAAGCTGGTAGTTGAGGCTATTTGAACCTGAAATAGTGGATTTGTGTGATTTTCTGGCTGACGGCACCCCGATCACACTTAGAGATTgctagttatgaataaaataagattgatactctataTTACTATACAGTACATgtttataggttggtttaaactggattaggtcagttccctCCGACACTACATGTGCTCCACCTTATCAAAGGAATCCtttaaactgacctatgatctgcattgtactgcactgacctgacccctggaccaatgaagtaAGACCTAAGTTTATATTTGTGCACAtttgacatcatcactgtttttttgttaactcaaactgtatataagcaagtccCTGGGTCAGTATTAAATCTCTCTATTccttgactgcagactacaaaactgaatctggacctgggcccagggtgCACTTACGTAATGTATTCGGATATACTTTTTTGTAAAATGCTAAACCTTTTATGCGTCATCATGGTGTTATCCTgatatcttttgctattaaatctctttgcgCATTGGAATCACATTAGTCACATCGgccaatatttattggtagcgacaacacgaacattaaaatata is a genomic window of Mixophyes fleayi isolate aMixFle1 chromosome 2, aMixFle1.hap1, whole genome shotgun sequence containing:
- the LOC142140681 gene encoding uncharacterized protein LOC142140681; protein product: MSLFGKVWESVGFLQSINSVVLGLVAQINDSATAEEMEFVKKTLDSIDRQLAAGKGLMRDSHVTKCESDITVVYQQLAVVVRAGKPFKNKEKEIFLQYVYDYKIDRQLNALYNRLLGVSILADQVTLLQQVIQDHHPRRWEMIAFCQQVNFVLATGLLCLFVHGSLSGRDTQLMMGRWTDKMTVLYKRMEDTSRDCAAYFKEQAQEDVEKFLPLNETLTDEQKASSILKLMEKNYDWLRWAVMVSHPPVDKAGDVLVTGSYISVRGECGTQVVLGYSENPVSLDKGKINQLIGELEWKIPNPPPDVYANIEADPSYAKRYLAQRMLQKLSEGLSKGVTIHTVPGKLEMCGDFPQASFVLYEYKHRMASGTVCIFG
- the HPX gene encoding hemopexin, which translates into the protein MKGPLTSSLFLSLLSFGFSYPLIKGKHNDTGTNLFSPPDPSYNDTGRCTDEGFGAMTLDDKGVMHFFRGDYVWMGYQGPSKLIKDSWEGLTGPVDAAFRVSNENNPLAHQRIYLFKDTRVWRYFDGKLDDKYPRLISQEFPGVPDHLDAAVECHKGECRADSILFFKGDTVYIYSSQEDPPLKKRQWAALGNCTAAVRWLERFYCFNGINFNRFDPVTGQVLSPRPLDTRDYFVRCPGRGHAHIARQNATLMSIKNRCSNRTFEAFSSDDKSRAYAFRGGWYFRLDSSKDGWHAWPVSHSWRNLQGVVDAAFSFENRMYFIQGSEVSVYSTDQIYIPVAGYPKPIQEEWELPGVTEVHAAFTCPHSSDLYIIKGNKLTLVDLKTRKQSGGARTIIHQEVDSAMCNVHGLYIFRGQSFYHYKNVEELLTSTQAPAPGNIASYFLDC